From the Monomorium pharaonis isolate MP-MQ-018 unplaced genomic scaffold, ASM1337386v2 scaffold_72, whole genome shotgun sequence genome, the window ttatttactattactagtaaataaatactttattaaattttaatttaaattttttaattataaatattttatatataatttacttattttacatGGATACAACTCtacaaaaatctaaatttcattataattataagtatatttaattacgtaCGTATATTATTACGTACTTATTATATGGTCTAGTGCCCCATCTATGAGCAATGCTATTGATAGTCCATACGGAGTTTAAAGTAATCATGTATCGTATAAAAACTTGGGATATAATGGCTCTCTCCCAAGTCTCATTCCATAGATATACAGGTACTGCCGTAGGTAAGATAAAACCAAACAAAAGTAGAAGAAGCATATGGtacctattaaaaattttcaatttagatattttaaagaatttatttaagtacaatgtatatttattttatagatctGGAAGTACTAGTTTTtgtaatagataaaattttaaatttacattttctgtaaaaaaaataaaatggctGCATTCTATGttagaaataacaaaaaaaaaatatatatatatatattaaagtagtaggaaaaatgacatatttatagtttataactaataaaactcaCTTTTTGTCGAACATTACTACAGAATCTGATAAAACATCTGATAAGTCGAGcttcttacttttttcaatcaattccGGATGCTCTTTCATCATTACCCATCCTATATGCGTGTAAAATAAACCTCGCTTAGTATTGTGGGGATCGGCATTAGTGTCGCAATATTTGTGGTGCAAGCGATGATTTCTCACCCAACTGTATATCGTATTCTAAAAccaaataattcattattatttacagctgcatctaaaaatattgataaaacattatttataaatttatttattaaattaaagatttctttttaataaatttggtttatttatattatattacttctttaattttaaaaatttttgtaataattattttgataatattgtatttacattaattttacgtaCGTTAACATTACGtttaatttaagtgtaaaaaatagtttttcattaatattattgaaattttgacacattgagacggggagagacggggagagaccgggagagacggaaaaagaccgggagagacggggagagacgggaagagaccgggagagaccgggagagccggggagagaccgggagagacggggagagacgggtagaaatagggagagacggggagagacagggagagaccgggagagacggggagagaccgggagagacgaatagagaccgtgagagatggggagaaaccgggagagacggggagagaccgggagagaccgggagagacggggagagacggggagagaccaagagagacgggagagaccgggagaggcaaagaatgtttctattgcgtttaaattaaggtaataagaaaaataaagatggcttttattttattgaaaaaaaggaacttatttaaaacagtcttttgaatggatttctaaatccattgcagcttttagaaaaaaaagttagaagtacgtaaatcaatgaatattagatttattaaagatagataaatgcttattcaaaaataaaataaaaagagcaacagtaaagcaaggctcttgaaagttaaacaacgaaagcaaagaaaatttaaaaaaacgtagcataagaatagagagctacagcaacgcgtggcagggcataacTAGTAGTATAATaagtatttgttaataaaatttattaaaattacctGACCACTTATGCTAAAGCATATTAAAAGTAGGACTCTCATTGACAGTTTTGCTTTGTAGCTGTTATGACTCCAAAGTCTATGAGCACCACCAGATACTCCGATATTGGCTATTATGTACATCCCAAATGcttaaaaaacacatttatgtttatataatataataaataataataataataataataatagaaaatatattttaaaacacacacacacacacatgtgctcatgtataaaaaacaattagatTTAATACCGTGATATACgattatttctaaaacatccatatactttatatcaaataagtAATGAgcgtttttaaaacatttatattaaatcaatgattaattatacCACATAGAAACCTCAAATCTAGATGACCAATGAACATGTGCAggataaataattcattcaaagatttttgagaaaaatttcttacgatTTTTGAGACTCTACTTACTAATCATTACAttgatttttaacattacgattactgaattatttattatattatttttaatcgacaaatactaatataatttaaccgaaagtttatatatgtaacttaattaaactattatctattaataattattatcgttaaATGCGATATTTgaagaatttatttgtatttctttacattcatttaaaatggctctttaattatgtttaaccTCTCTGTCATTTGGcaagagtaaaataataaaataattatattataaataaaattatttgatgtaaaattaattatctttaatactttaataattttattcatattgttTGCAggatgagaaagagaaatataattggttaaaaagaaattaattttaactgtttCAAATTTgatcaatatttgaaaattaaaaatttattattctattaaaaaaagaaaaatgatattaataacagCACgagcaaattttataatttctgaaaacttttttttaaaacttcgCTTTTATCTAtgaaaacgtaaaaatattttaaactaaaatactTACTCCATAATGTAGTCAATGGATTTTCTAAGTAGTTGAAAGTTAGTAAACTATAAATGCCAATAGCGtgcaatagaaaaattatcagaACAGTAAACCATATTATGTCAGTTTCAAAATTGAGAATACGGGATTTTATCatggatttatattttttatctatgttGGCGTTGCTATTAATTCTCGCAGTATCGTCAATCAGAGTTTCCTTTGCAAACTTTTTTGTAGAAGattgagaaataatttcattgcaacccattgttttaaatactaataacaacaaataattatttttctgaaaacaaaaaaaggatGTTTATGATCTCTAGATATCACGTCTATCATATACAATCGGAagcaatacaatatttaattaaaattattgcaaaaacgttatatgtgtaaattttaatttggtatctttaaatttacctttaaattaccaatttttttattaaaaaatttttttatcaaatagtaatttagaaattttagaaaagtcTATGTTCACAAAATTACAAGTGACTTgtttgtataacaaatatatggtatatgtatatatatatatatatatatatatatatataatctccaaaattcattatatttacgaaaaaggaacttttatgtactttttataatttaaataatatatttgctaaaaaattatgttg encodes:
- the LOC118648813 gene encoding acyl-CoA Delta(11) desaturase-like — encoded protein: MGCNEIISQSSTKKFAKETLIDDTARINSNANIDKKYKSMIKSRILNFETDIIWFTVLIIFLLHAIGIYSLLTFNYLENPLTTLWTFGMYIIANIGVSGGAHRLWSHNSYKAKLSMRVLLLICFSISGQNTIYSWVRNHRLHHKYCDTNADPHNTKRGLFYTHIGWVMMKEHPELIEKSKKLDLSDVLSDSVVMFDKKYHMLLLLLFGFILPTAVPVYLWNETWERAIISQVFIRYMITLNSVWTINSIAHRWGTRPYNKNIGPANNNFVNFLTIGEGYHNFHHMFPWDYRSSEKGNNKFNYTTFFIDFCAKLGQAYDLKYPSINLIKNVILNKGDGTHSSHCPKYQD